Proteins encoded by one window of Lutibacter sp. A64:
- the rpsR gene encoding 30S ribosomal protein S18, with amino-acid sequence MSIEQQAKGGKQGDVRYLTPLDIDTKQVKKYCRFKKNGIKYIDYKDADFLLYLVNEQGKILPRRLTGTSLKYQRKVSVAIKRARHLALMPYVGDMLK; translated from the coding sequence ATGTCTATAGAACAACAAGCAAAAGGAGGAAAACAAGGTGATGTTCGTTACCTAACTCCACTAGATATTGACACTAAACAAGTAAAAAAATACTGTCGTTTTAAAAAGAATGGTATCAAATATATTGACTATAAAGATGCTGACTTTTTATTATACTTAGTAAACGAACAAGGTAAAATTTTACCACGTCGTTTAACAGGTACTTCATTAAAATACCAACGTAAAGTTTCTGTAGCTATTAAAAGAGCTCGTCACTTAGCTTTAATGCCATATGTTGGCGATATGTTAAAATAA
- the priA gene encoding replication restart helicase PriA, translating into MNYYCNVILPIPLSKLFTYKITEAEANFLKPGMRIAVEFGKSKIYTALVYNIHNTAPVGYEAKDIYQILDEFPIVNQLQLKHWEWLANYYMCALGEVFRAALPSAFLLESETEIQLVAGFTNEEILSDEEFLIFEALQHQSQLSIFKIIEILGKKNVFPIIKTLIEKNVIVVKEQIYEQYKPKLIKYIRLKAPWDSNDKLSKLLEELSRAKKQRELILTYFQLQSLKKPIKATVLQDKAGTSSSVLKSLIDKEILEYYFIQKDRINFNGVSSEIKELTSHQQEAYKGIKTSFETKKVTLLKGVTSSGKTEIYAKLIKQLLEDGKQVLYLLPEIALTTQLIERLQYYFGEYLSVFHSKYSMNERVEVWNNVLENKQKAQLILGARSSLFLPFSNLGFIIVDEEHELSFKQYDPAPRYHARDAAIVLASQHKAKVLLGSATPSVETFYNAQQGKYGFVELNRRFGDVLLPEIELVDVKEKYRKKRMKGHFSDRLLEMIQDALDEKEQVILFQNRRGFAPVVECETCGVSPQCPQCDVSLTFHSFRKELRCHYCGYRQAMPHNCGACGSEKLNTKGFGTEQIEQELEQLFPDVSIGRMDLDTTRGKYGYQKIIGKFEAQEIDILVGTQMLSKGLDFANVSLVGIMNADTMLNFPDFRAHERSYQLMVQVAGRAGRAKKRGKVAIQTFNPYHQILQQVSTNSYNEMFKEQLDERWQYHYPPFYRIIKITLRHKDYVRVEEGANWLGKSLTNIFKEQILGPTTPAISKIRNYYIRHIIIKIPQKQSLAVTKSNILRVKNSFQAIKQFRSIKFNIDVDNY; encoded by the coding sequence TTGAACTACTATTGTAACGTAATATTACCAATTCCACTTTCTAAGTTATTTACTTATAAAATAACTGAAGCAGAGGCTAATTTTTTAAAGCCAGGAATGCGTATTGCAGTAGAGTTTGGTAAATCTAAAATATATACAGCCTTAGTTTACAATATTCATAATACAGCGCCAGTAGGATATGAAGCTAAAGATATTTATCAAATTTTAGACGAGTTTCCAATAGTTAACCAACTACAATTAAAACATTGGGAATGGTTGGCTAATTATTATATGTGTGCTTTAGGCGAAGTTTTTAGAGCAGCTTTACCAAGTGCATTTTTATTAGAAAGTGAAACAGAAATTCAATTAGTAGCCGGTTTTACCAATGAAGAAATCTTATCTGACGAAGAATTTTTAATTTTTGAAGCCTTACAACATCAATCTCAACTTTCAATTTTTAAAATTATAGAAATTTTAGGTAAAAAGAATGTATTTCCCATAATTAAAACATTGATTGAGAAGAATGTAATTGTAGTTAAAGAGCAAATTTACGAACAATATAAGCCAAAACTTATAAAATATATCCGTTTAAAAGCTCCTTGGGATTCAAATGATAAATTATCTAAATTATTAGAAGAGTTAAGTAGGGCAAAAAAACAACGTGAATTAATTTTAACATATTTTCAGTTACAAAGTTTAAAAAAACCAATAAAAGCTACAGTACTTCAAGATAAAGCAGGTACTTCAAGTTCTGTACTAAAATCGTTGATAGATAAAGAAATTTTAGAGTATTATTTTATTCAAAAAGATCGTATTAATTTTAATGGAGTTTCTTCAGAAATTAAAGAGTTAACAAGTCATCAACAAGAAGCGTACAAAGGTATAAAAACATCATTTGAAACCAAGAAAGTAACTTTATTAAAAGGTGTTACTAGCAGTGGTAAAACTGAAATATATGCTAAATTAATAAAGCAATTATTAGAAGATGGTAAGCAAGTACTTTATTTATTACCCGAAATAGCTCTAACCACGCAATTAATAGAAAGATTACAGTATTATTTTGGTGAATATTTATCTGTCTTTCATTCAAAATATTCTATGAATGAACGAGTAGAAGTATGGAATAATGTATTAGAAAATAAACAAAAAGCGCAACTTATTTTAGGTGCTAGATCTTCATTGTTTTTACCGTTTTCTAATTTAGGGTTTATTATTGTTGATGAAGAACACGAGCTTTCTTTTAAGCAATATGATCCTGCTCCACGTTACCACGCAAGAGATGCTGCAATTGTTTTAGCAAGCCAGCATAAAGCTAAAGTTTTATTGGGGTCGGCAACGCCAAGTGTTGAAACTTTTTACAATGCGCAACAAGGTAAATATGGCTTTGTAGAATTGAACAGACGATTTGGAGATGTTTTATTACCAGAAATTGAATTGGTTGATGTAAAGGAGAAATATAGAAAAAAACGAATGAAAGGTCATTTTTCTGATAGATTATTAGAAATGATTCAAGATGCGTTAGATGAAAAAGAACAAGTTATTTTATTTCAAAATAGAAGAGGGTTTGCACCAGTTGTAGAATGTGAAACATGTGGTGTTTCTCCTCAATGTCCGCAATGCGATGTAAGTTTAACGTTTCATAGTTTTAGAAAAGAATTACGTTGCCATTATTGTGGCTATAGGCAAGCAATGCCTCATAATTGTGGTGCTTGTGGAAGTGAAAAATTAAACACAAAAGGTTTTGGAACTGAGCAAATTGAACAGGAATTAGAACAATTGTTTCCAGATGTGTCTATTGGTAGAATGGATTTAGATACAACGCGAGGTAAATATGGATATCAAAAAATAATAGGTAAATTTGAAGCGCAAGAAATTGACATATTAGTTGGTACACAAATGCTTTCTAAAGGGCTAGATTTTGCAAATGTTTCTTTAGTTGGAATTATGAATGCAGATACGATGCTTAATTTTCCAGATTTTAGAGCACATGAACGCAGTTATCAATTAATGGTTCAAGTTGCAGGAAGAGCAGGAAGAGCAAAAAAAAGAGGTAAAGTAGCCATACAAACCTTTAATCCTTACCATCAAATTTTACAGCAAGTTTCTACTAATTCTTATAATGAAATGTTTAAAGAACAGTTAGACGAACGCTGGCAGTACCATTATCCACCATTTTATAGAATTATTAAAATTACGTTACGACATAAAGATTATGTTAGGGTGGAAGAAGGAGCTAATTGGCTAGGTAAATCTTTAACAAATATTTTTAAAGAACAAATTTTAGGGCCAACAACGCCTGCAATATCTAAAATTAGAAACTATTACATTCGTCATATTATTATTAAAATTCCGCAAAAACAATCATTAGCAGTTACTAAAAGTAATATTTTACGTGTTAAAAATTCATTTCAAGCGATAAAACAATTTCGTTCTATTAAATTTAATATAGATGTAGATAATTATTAA
- the rpsF gene encoding 30S ribosomal protein S6 → MNHYETVFILNPVLSDVQIKETVKKFEDYLVSKGAEMISKEDWGLKKLAYPIQNKKSGFYHLFEFKVSGQEISAFELEFRRDDSVMRYLTVKLDKHAAAWAEKRRERVKATKK, encoded by the coding sequence ATGAATCATTACGAAACTGTTTTCATTTTGAATCCCGTTTTATCTGATGTACAGATAAAGGAAACAGTAAAGAAGTTCGAGGACTATCTTGTTTCTAAAGGTGCCGAAATGATCTCAAAAGAAGACTGGGGGCTAAAAAAATTAGCGTATCCAATCCAAAACAAAAAAAGTGGTTTTTATCACTTATTTGAATTCAAAGTAAGCGGACAAGAAATTAGCGCTTTTGAACTTGAATTTAGAAGAGATGATAGCGTTATGCGTTATTTAACTGTAAAGTTAGATAAACATGCTGCTGCTTGGGCTGAGAAAAGAAGAGAAAGAGTTAAAGCAACTAAAAAATAA
- the rplI gene encoding 50S ribosomal protein L9 has protein sequence MDIILKQDVENLGFIDDIVTVKNGYGRNYLIPQGFAVLATSSAKKVLAETLKQRAYKEEKLIKDATKIADAIKELEIKISAKTGDGTKLFGSVNNGNVSEALAAAGHEVDKKYIKVEGGNIKRLGKYNATIRLHRAVIVELPVEIIAEDK, from the coding sequence ATGGATATTATATTAAAACAAGACGTTGAAAACTTAGGTTTTATAGATGATATTGTTACTGTAAAGAATGGTTACGGTCGTAACTATTTAATTCCTCAGGGATTTGCAGTATTAGCAACTTCATCAGCTAAAAAAGTATTAGCAGAAACTTTAAAGCAACGCGCTTACAAAGAAGAAAAACTAATAAAAGATGCAACTAAAATTGCAGATGCTATTAAAGAATTAGAAATTAAAATTTCTGCCAAAACTGGTGACGGAACTAAATTGTTTGGTTCTGTAAACAATGGAAATGTATCAGAAGCATTAGCTGCAGCTGGTCACGAAGTTGATAAAAAATACATCAAAGTTGAAGGTGGAAATATTAAAAGACTTGGTAAATACAATGCAACTATTAGATTACATAGAGCTGTAATTGTTGAATTACCTGTTGAAATAATTGCAGAAGACAAATAA
- a CDS encoding DUF6495 family protein has product MKYRQLTKEQLLELHEEFAKFLATQQIDVKEWKTIKVEKPEVADEELNIFSDLVWEDVLSKTKYLEHISKNDINLFKCSSKEIIRIYIKLNDTTKSFLDTNDFNWFLKNPVNDSIDYFKASKKYAEERNLEIFKLIEMGSVISKGDLFKATSQLIQ; this is encoded by the coding sequence ATGAAATACAGACAATTAACAAAAGAACAATTATTAGAATTGCATGAAGAATTTGCTAAATTTTTAGCAACACAGCAAATAGATGTTAAGGAATGGAAAACTATTAAAGTTGAAAAACCTGAAGTTGCAGATGAAGAATTAAATATTTTTAGTGATCTTGTTTGGGAAGATGTACTTTCAAAAACTAAATATTTAGAACATATTTCTAAAAATGATATCAATCTTTTTAAATGCTCTTCAAAAGAAATAATTAGAATTTACATAAAATTAAACGATACAACTAAAAGTTTTTTAGATACAAACGATTTTAATTGGTTTTTAAAAAATCCTGTAAATGATAGTATTGATTATTTTAAAGCTTCAAAAAAATATGCCGAAGAACGTAACTTAGAAATTTTTAAGTTAATTGAAATGGGAAGTGTAATTTCAAAAGGAGATTTATTTAAGGCTACAAGTCAATTAATTCAGTAA
- a CDS encoding exopolysaccharide biosynthesis polyprenyl glycosylphosphotransferase yields MFQKSINFSISERKFLLRFFDVLVVIIGLFLVFYFFDFHYFKPNDSNFYGYLIVLICYVLFFGQLFEMYNLKVSNDAYQTLKNTLITGLLTTFFYVFTPFITPVLPVNRLQIVYLFLAITISIYCWRFIYIQFIFSPLFFNKILIIGSNKEFIETLIKDIKMKAPYNYIVGYVSPNSIENLSINYIKATNLDLKKLVKAHKIKEIIVEDFQKNEFINNFTPKLISLFNEGIIITSSEKFMEFIYKCIPESQLNENFYNYLNFSLNHQNRIYLIFHRLFDIIISFIGICFLILSIPFIAIGNLFFNKGSLFYLQERVGRGGVLFKIIKFRTMVPGAEKNGAEWAQKNDSRITKFGKFLRNTRLDEVPQFINILKGEMSVIGPRPERPEFVESLSKEYPFYTIRNVIKPGLTGWAQVEYPYASSKEEQYVKLRYDLYYMKERNLLLDFKIIIKTISTVLFYKNR; encoded by the coding sequence ATGTTTCAAAAAAGCATTAACTTTTCAATTTCTGAACGAAAATTTCTATTGAGATTTTTTGATGTATTAGTTGTAATAATTGGATTGTTTTTAGTGTTTTATTTTTTCGATTTTCATTATTTTAAACCTAATGATTCAAATTTTTATGGTTATTTAATTGTTCTAATTTGTTATGTGTTGTTTTTTGGACAATTATTTGAAATGTATAATTTAAAGGTTTCAAATGATGCTTATCAAACTTTAAAAAACACATTGATTACAGGGCTTTTAACTACTTTTTTTTATGTGTTTACGCCGTTTATTACGCCTGTTTTACCTGTAAATAGGTTACAGATAGTATATTTATTTTTAGCAATTACTATTTCAATTTATTGTTGGAGATTTATTTATATTCAATTTATTTTTTCACCATTATTTTTTAATAAGATTTTAATTATTGGATCTAACAAAGAGTTTATTGAAACTCTAATTAAGGATATAAAAATGAAAGCTCCTTATAATTATATTGTGGGGTATGTAAGTCCTAATAGCATTGAAAATCTTTCAATAAATTATATTAAAGCAACAAACTTAGATCTTAAAAAATTGGTGAAAGCTCATAAAATTAAAGAAATTATAGTTGAAGACTTTCAAAAAAATGAATTTATAAATAATTTTACGCCTAAGTTAATTTCACTTTTTAATGAAGGTATAATTATTACAAGTTCAGAAAAATTTATGGAATTTATTTATAAATGCATTCCTGAAAGTCAATTAAATGAGAATTTTTATAATTATTTAAACTTTAGTTTAAATCACCAAAATAGAATCTATCTTATTTTTCATAGATTATTTGATATAATAATATCGTTTATAGGTATTTGTTTTTTAATTTTAAGTATTCCCTTTATAGCTATTGGAAATTTATTTTTTAACAAAGGATCTTTATTTTATTTGCAAGAAAGAGTAGGTAGAGGTGGTGTTTTGTTTAAAATTATTAAATTTAGAACTATGGTTCCAGGTGCCGAAAAAAATGGTGCAGAGTGGGCACAAAAAAATGACTCTAGAATTACTAAATTCGGAAAGTTTTTAAGAAATACTAGATTAGATGAGGTGCCTCAATTTATAAATATTTTAAAAGGAGAAATGAGTGTTATTGGGCCTCGTCCAGAGCGTCCAGAGTTTGTTGAATCATTAAGTAAAGAGTATCCATTTTATACAATTAGAAATGTAATTAAACCAGGTTTAACAGGTTGGGCTCAAGTTGAGTATCCGTATGCAAGTTCTAAAGAAGAGCAGTATGTGAAGCTACGATACGATTTATATTATATGAAAGAACGTAATTTATTGCTTGATTTTAAGATTATTATAAAAACAATAAGTACCGTTTTATTTTATAAAAACAGATAA
- a CDS encoding cytochrome-c peroxidase, producing the protein MKKYIIASLLVTLFIGCKEKQKNKEQEKVNPEYVALQQKSVALFGLLPKVAENPNNPITEEKVALGKKLYFDNKLSKDNTQSCNTCHNLETYGVDNLSTSPGNDGNLGTRNSPTVFNAALHINQFWDGRAEDVEEQAGGPILNPVEMAMPSEEEVVKRLSKEEEYNELFKIAFPKDKSPISYKNIQDAIGAFERKLITPSKFDDFLEGDVTALTSTEIKGLQLFIDKGCVACHSGTALGGNMHQKFGIFDDYWKHTQSEKIDEGKFEVTEKESDKYIFKSPSLRNIAKTYPYFHDGSVYDLKEAIQIMAKVQLDKEFTTDELEAIFAFLNSLTGELPDDI; encoded by the coding sequence ATGAAAAAATACATAATTGCTAGCTTATTAGTTACTCTTTTTATTGGATGTAAAGAGAAACAAAAGAACAAAGAACAAGAAAAAGTAAATCCAGAATATGTAGCACTTCAACAAAAATCTGTTGCACTTTTTGGCTTACTACCTAAAGTTGCTGAAAACCCAAACAACCCTATTACAGAAGAAAAAGTTGCCTTGGGAAAAAAATTATATTTTGATAATAAATTATCTAAAGACAATACACAAAGTTGTAATACTTGTCATAATTTAGAAACATACGGAGTTGATAATTTAAGTACATCTCCTGGAAACGATGGTAATTTAGGTACTAGAAATTCACCTACAGTTTTTAACGCCGCATTACATATAAATCAGTTTTGGGATGGAAGAGCCGAAGATGTTGAAGAACAAGCTGGAGGACCTATATTAAATCCTGTAGAAATGGCAATGCCTAGTGAAGAAGAAGTTGTTAAAAGACTTTCTAAAGAAGAAGAATACAATGAACTATTTAAAATAGCTTTTCCTAAAGATAAAAGTCCTATTTCTTATAAAAATATTCAAGATGCCATTGGAGCTTTTGAACGTAAATTAATAACACCATCTAAATTTGACGATTTTTTAGAAGGAGATGTAACTGCTCTTACATCTACAGAAATTAAAGGTTTACAATTATTTATAGATAAAGGTTGCGTTGCTTGCCACTCTGGAACAGCTTTAGGAGGTAATATGCATCAAAAATTTGGAATATTTGATGATTATTGGAAACATACACAAAGTGAAAAAATTGATGAAGGTAAATTTGAAGTTACAGAAAAAGAATCTGATAAATATATTTTTAAATCACCATCATTAAGAAACATTGCTAAAACATATCCTTATTTTCATGATGGAAGTGTTTACGATTTAAAAGAAGCGATACAAATAATGGCTAAAGTACAACTAGATAAAGAATTTACTACTGATGAACTAGAAGCTATTTTTGCTTTTTTAAATTCTTTAACTGGAGAATTACCAGACGATATTTAA
- a CDS encoding SIR2 family NAD-dependent protein deacylase: protein MKKVVILTGAGISAESGINTFRGSDGLWEGHDVMEVASPIGWNKNKELVLDFYNKRRQQLLSVAPNLAHKSLVLLENKYQVNIITQNVDDLHERAGSKNVLHLHGELLKVRSTKNPNLIYSWKKDLLLGDLCEDHSQLRPHIVWFGEEVPMLEKAIEITSKADILIIIGTSMQVYPAANLINFIEPKIPVYFIDPKPAIQKNYFPNLTVISEKASTGVAKVVTELIDL from the coding sequence ATGAAAAAAGTTGTAATACTAACTGGCGCAGGAATTAGCGCAGAAAGTGGAATTAATACATTTAGAGGTAGCGACGGACTTTGGGAAGGACACGATGTTATGGAAGTAGCATCTCCTATTGGTTGGAATAAAAATAAAGAACTGGTTTTAGATTTTTACAATAAACGAAGACAACAATTATTATCTGTAGCTCCAAATTTAGCTCATAAATCATTAGTTTTATTAGAAAATAAATATCAAGTAAACATAATTACGCAAAATGTAGACGATTTACACGAGCGCGCAGGCAGCAAAAACGTATTGCATTTACACGGAGAATTATTAAAAGTTAGAAGCACTAAAAACCCTAACTTAATTTATTCTTGGAAAAAAGATCTTTTATTAGGTGATTTATGTGAAGACCATTCGCAATTAAGACCACATATTGTTTGGTTTGGAGAAGAAGTTCCTATGTTAGAAAAAGCAATAGAAATAACATCTAAAGCAGATATACTTATTATTATTGGAACATCTATGCAGGTATATCCAGCTGCTAACTTAATTAATTTTATAGAGCCTAAAATTCCAGTTTATTTTATTGATCCAAAACCTGCAATTCAAAAAAATTACTTTCCAAACTTAACAGTTATTTCTGAAAAAGCTAGTACAGGAGTTGCTAAAGTAGTTACTGAATTAATTGACTTGTAG
- the purL gene encoding phosphoribosylformylglycinamidine synthase, whose translation MIHFFGNQNSKIYAVQTSKDFAQENTQKLNWLFGNQPKLEEASIDAFFIGPRAAMITPWSTNAVEITQNMAIDGIIRIEEFIASTKDEVFDPMIFQKYSRLDQDIFTINTKPAPVLAIDDIAAYNIQEGLSLSNEEVEYLNSISAKIGRKLTDSEVFGFSQVNSEHCRHKIFNGTFIIDGEEMPSSLFKLIRKTSETNHNGIVSAYKDNVAFIEGPTVEQFAPKSADKPDFYEKKDFKSVISLKAETHNFPTTVEPFNGAATGSGGEIRDRLAGGKGSLPLAGTAVYMTSYSRLKENRPWENGMQERKWLYQTPMDILIKASNGASDFGNKFGQPLISGSLLTFEHEEQARKLGFDKVIMQAGGIGYGKAEQALKDTPNSGDKIVILGGDNYRIGMGGAAVSSADTGEFESGIELNAVQRSNPEMQKRAANAIRGMVESDKNSIVSIHDHGAGGHLNCLSELVEETGGLIDLDKLPVGDPTLSAKEIIGNESQERMGLVIGKEDAEYLHRVADRERSPYYEVGDVTNNNRFTFESKTTGEKPMDLEMNDMFGSSPKTIMNDKTVVYDYSNLEYSIQNISTYLEQVLQLEAVACKDWLTNKVDRCVGGKVAKQQCAGPLQLPLNNVGVMALDYNGKEGIATSIGHSPVAALIDPVAGSRTAIAESLSNIIWAPIKNGLKGISLSANWMWPCKNEGEDARLYKAVEAVSNFAIELGINVPTGKDSLSMKQKYPNNEVIAPGTVIISAAGNCTDIKKVVEPVLQKDGASVYYINLSQDDFKLGGSSFAQTLNKIGNDAPTIKDTAFFKNAFNTIQQLISEEAIVAGHDIGSGGLITTLLEMCFADTDLGLKIDFSVFEEKDIIKYLFSENIGIVFQAKENALVEDKLTKNNVSFYKLGTVTNEATLDFGPCKLDIAKYRDIWFETSYLLDNKQTANNLAKERFNNYKVQPLKYTFPDHFTGKLPEIDATKPRPKAAIIREKGSNSEREMANAMYLAGFDVKDVHMTDLISGRETLEDIQFVGAVGGFSNSDVLGSAKGWAGAFLYNEKAKTALQNFFKREDTLSVGICNGCQLFMELEEINPEHEIHGKMLHNDSHKHESNFTSVTIQENNSVMLSSLAGSTLGVWISHGEGKFNLPMEESAYNIVAKYGYEGYPANPNGSDYNTAMMSSKDGRHLVMMPHIERSIFQWNWANYPAGRKDEVSPWAEAFVNARKWLTK comes from the coding sequence ATGATTCATTTCTTTGGAAACCAAAACAGTAAAATATATGCTGTGCAAACGTCAAAAGATTTTGCGCAAGAAAACACGCAAAAATTAAATTGGCTTTTTGGAAATCAACCAAAACTTGAAGAGGCATCTATAGATGCTTTTTTTATTGGACCACGAGCTGCTATGATTACTCCTTGGAGTACAAATGCTGTGGAAATTACACAAAACATGGCTATTGATGGTATTATTAGAATTGAAGAATTTATAGCTTCAACTAAAGATGAAGTCTTTGATCCAATGATATTTCAAAAATATTCAAGATTAGATCAAGATATTTTCACTATAAATACCAAACCTGCACCAGTTTTAGCCATTGATGACATTGCAGCTTACAACATACAAGAAGGATTGAGTTTAAGTAATGAAGAAGTTGAATACCTAAACAGCATAAGTGCAAAAATTGGCAGAAAATTAACCGATTCTGAGGTTTTTGGATTTTCACAAGTAAATTCTGAACATTGTAGACATAAAATTTTTAACGGAACTTTTATTATTGATGGTGAAGAAATGCCTTCATCATTATTTAAATTAATTAGAAAAACTTCAGAAACAAATCATAATGGAATTGTTTCTGCCTACAAAGACAATGTAGCATTTATTGAAGGACCGACCGTAGAACAATTCGCCCCAAAATCTGCCGATAAACCAGATTTTTACGAGAAAAAAGATTTTAAATCTGTAATTTCATTAAAAGCTGAAACACATAATTTCCCTACAACTGTAGAGCCTTTTAACGGAGCTGCAACAGGTTCAGGTGGAGAAATTAGAGACCGTTTAGCTGGAGGAAAAGGTTCTCTTCCTTTAGCAGGTACGGCAGTTTATATGACTTCTTATTCTCGTTTAAAAGAAAATCGTCCTTGGGAAAACGGTATGCAAGAACGTAAATGGTTATACCAAACTCCTATGGATATTCTAATAAAAGCCTCTAATGGTGCTTCAGACTTTGGAAATAAATTTGGACAACCTTTAATTTCGGGTTCTTTATTAACTTTCGAGCACGAAGAACAAGCACGTAAATTAGGTTTTGATAAGGTAATTATGCAAGCTGGCGGTATTGGTTATGGAAAAGCTGAACAAGCTTTAAAAGACACACCAAACTCGGGTGATAAAATTGTAATTTTAGGTGGTGACAACTACCGAATTGGAATGGGTGGAGCTGCAGTTTCTTCAGCAGACACTGGAGAATTTGAAAGCGGAATTGAATTAAACGCCGTACAACGTTCTAATCCTGAAATGCAAAAAAGAGCCGCAAATGCTATTCGTGGAATGGTAGAAAGCGATAAAAATAGTATTGTTTCTATTCACGATCACGGTGCAGGTGGACATTTAAATTGTTTATCTGAACTAGTTGAAGAAACTGGTGGATTAATCGATTTAGATAAATTACCAGTTGGTGACCCTACCCTTTCTGCAAAAGAAATTATTGGAAACGAATCTCAAGAACGTATGGGATTGGTTATTGGAAAAGAAGATGCTGAATACCTACATAGAGTTGCAGATCGTGAACGCTCTCCTTATTACGAAGTTGGTGATGTTACGAACAACAACCGTTTTACTTTTGAATCTAAAACTACTGGCGAAAAACCTATGGATTTAGAAATGAATGATATGTTTGGAAGTTCACCTAAAACAATTATGAACGACAAAACTGTTGTTTATGATTATTCAAACTTAGAATATTCAATCCAAAATATCTCAACATATTTAGAACAAGTATTGCAGTTAGAAGCCGTTGCTTGTAAAGATTGGTTAACAAATAAAGTAGACCGTTGTGTTGGTGGTAAAGTTGCCAAACAACAATGTGCCGGACCGCTACAATTACCTTTAAATAATGTGGGTGTAATGGCTTTAGATTATAACGGAAAAGAAGGTATTGCCACTTCAATAGGTCATTCACCTGTTGCAGCGCTTATAGATCCTGTTGCTGGTAGTAGAACTGCCATTGCAGAATCTCTATCTAATATTATTTGGGCGCCTATTAAAAATGGTTTAAAAGGTATTTCTTTGTCTGCAAACTGGATGTGGCCTTGTAAAAATGAAGGTGAAGACGCTCGTTTATACAAAGCTGTTGAAGCTGTTTCAAATTTTGCTATTGAATTGGGTATTAATGTACCAACAGGTAAAGATTCTTTATCTATGAAACAGAAATATCCTAACAACGAAGTAATTGCACCTGGAACAGTAATTATTTCCGCAGCCGGAAATTGTACTGATATTAAAAAAGTTGTAGAGCCTGTTTTACAAAAAGATGGTGCTTCAGTTTATTATATCAATCTTTCGCAAGACGATTTTAAATTAGGAGGCTCTTCTTTTGCACAAACACTCAATAAAATTGGAAATGACGCGCCAACTATTAAAGATACTGCTTTTTTTAAAAATGCATTTAATACCATTCAACAATTAATTTCTGAAGAAGCTATTGTTGCTGGTCACGATATAGGAAGTGGTGGTTTAATTACTACATTGCTTGAAATGTGTTTTGCCGATACTGATTTAGGTTTAAAAATAGATTTCTCAGTTTTTGAAGAAAAAGACATTATCAAATATTTATTTTCTGAAAATATTGGAATTGTTTTTCAAGCAAAAGAAAACGCTTTGGTTGAGGATAAACTAACTAAAAATAATGTTTCTTTTTACAAACTAGGTACCGTAACTAATGAAGCAACATTAGATTTTGGCCCTTGTAAATTAGACATTGCAAAATACAGAGATATTTGGTTTGAAACCTCTTATTTATTAGACAATAAACAAACAGCAAATAATTTAGCTAAAGAACGTTTTAATAATTATAAAGTACAACCTTTAAAATATACATTCCCAGATCACTTTACAGGAAAACTTCCAGAAATTGATGCAACAAAACCAAGGCCAAAAGCAGCTATTATTCGTGAAAAAGGATCGAATTCTGAACGTGAAATGGCTAATGCAATGTATTTAGCTGGTTTTGATGTAAAAGATGTGCATATGACCGATTTAATTTCTGGTCGTGAAACCCTAGAAGACATTCAATTTGTAGGTGCTGTTGGCGGATTTAGTAATTCAGATGTTTTAGGCTCTGCAAAAGGTTGGGCTGGTGCATTTTTATACAATGAAAAAGCAAAAACAGCGCTACAAAATTTCTTTAAAAGAGAAGATACCTTATCTGTTGGAATTTGTAATGGTTGCCAGTTGTTTATGGAATTAGAAGAAATAAATCCAGAACACGAAATACACGGAAAAATGTTACATAACGATTCTCACAAACACGAAAGTAATTTTACTTCAGTAACTATTCAAGAAAATAATTCGGTAATGCTTTCTAGTTTAGCTGGAAGTACATTAGGAGTTTGGATTTCACACGGAGAAGGAAAATTTAACTTACCAATGGAAGAAAGCGCATACAATATTGTAGCTAAATATGGTTACGAAGGTTATCCTGCAAACCCAAATGGTTCAGATTATAATACAGCAATGATGAGCTCTAAAGATGGTAGACATTTAGTAATGATGCCACATATTGAACGTTCTATTTTTCAATGGAACTGGGCAAACTACCCTGCTGGAAGAAAAGACGAAGTTTCTCCTTGGGCTGAAGCTTTTGTAAATGCTAGAAAATGGCTTACCAAATAA